One genomic segment of Arthrobacter sp. JZ12 includes these proteins:
- a CDS encoding sterol carrier family protein: MARRRISQAAGTAALRAVVGGSTDRTERTTAVRFSLEELAARAPGNSVEVRVPPLGVTQCVEGPRHTRGTPPNVVETDADTWLALVTGTLSWSDAVASGAVSASGQRADLSGVLPLFSSAGAG; encoded by the coding sequence ATGGCACGACGGCGTATCTCCCAGGCAGCCGGCACCGCCGCCCTCCGTGCCGTGGTCGGCGGCAGCACTGACCGCACCGAGCGCACGACGGCGGTCCGCTTCTCGCTGGAGGAACTCGCCGCGCGCGCACCCGGCAACAGCGTGGAAGTCCGGGTGCCGCCCCTCGGCGTCACCCAGTGCGTGGAAGGTCCGCGGCATACCCGCGGAACCCCACCCAACGTCGTCGAGACCGACGCCGACACCTGGCTTGCTCTGGTCACCGGCACGCTGAGCTGGTCCGACGCCGTGGCCTCCGGCGCGGTATCCGCTTCTGGACAACGGGCGGACCTGAGCGGCGTACTGCCGCTCTTCTCCTCAGCGGGCGCGGGATGA